One Clostridium sp. CM027 genomic window carries:
- a CDS encoding RNA polymerase sigma factor yields the protein MIDDNTIMDLVKSGNKKAFEEIVIRHRLKALRFAQKYVKDEFISEDIIQDSFALIYVKRMDYKNKYSFKTFLYTVVRNKCIDYLRKQKPVNIDDIKLRTPSAEDIVMKKEDRLFVTELLGKLNKEYKTALYLYEYEDMSYKDISKIMIKSVGQVKIIIFRARKKLQKLAKEEYRC from the coding sequence TTGATTGATGATAATACAATAATGGATCTAGTCAAAAGTGGTAATAAAAAAGCTTTTGAGGAGATTGTTATTAGACACAGATTAAAGGCTTTAAGGTTTGCACAGAAATATGTAAAAGATGAATTTATATCAGAGGATATTATACAGGATAGTTTTGCTTTAATTTATGTAAAAAGAATGGATTATAAGAATAAATATAGTTTTAAAACATTCTTATATACAGTGGTAAGGAATAAGTGCATCGATTATCTAAGAAAACAAAAGCCAGTAAATATTGATGATATAAAGCTACGGACACCTTCCGCAGAGGATATTGTTATGAAAAAGGAAGACAGATTATTTGTAACAGAATTATTAGGTAAATTAAATAAGGAGTATAAGACTGCATTGTACCTTTATGAATATGAGGATATGTCCTATAAGGATATTTCAAAGATAATGATTAAGTCTGTAGGTCAAGTGAAAATTATTATTTTTAGAGCAAGAAAAAAACTACAAAAACTTGCTAAGGAGGAATATAGATGTTAA
- a CDS encoding ABC transporter permease yields the protein MFNLFSKECKQLGKSLIYIVFICIAIVFYNTQYYSSIKGNDPQYQGSALIKPSYVQDVEKYNKENDGYPYGSTFKEIPEQIISKSTSMMYGEHMQGTYSSYPHSLFKNVKLDKEDTKKIEEILCQITGKSLSELDKLHKTEKWSEIHFSSSSKDYASFKVLMEEANNIIGEQSNYSKENLRRFGVRPITYEEAMKTYKDLIEKDKITNGFARIFCDFMGIVMGLFPVFVVVSFIRKDKKSNMKQVIYSRRVSSTKLILSRYSALVIMMMVPIFLLAIVSTFQAASISGKLNLMVDYFAFFKYSIGWLMPTLMAVTAVGMFLTLLTETAIAIPVQMIWWYSSIFKGALIGSYGLSQLMIRFNTIYERDEFVSIINNIFLNRMFFISLSAIFVIASIYILNLKRIGRIDFYDKYSKCFTNFKGKFKNSFSK from the coding sequence ATGTTTAATCTATTTTCAAAGGAATGTAAGCAATTAGGTAAGAGTTTGATTTATATAGTTTTTATTTGTATCGCCATAGTATTTTATAATACCCAATACTATTCAAGTATAAAAGGAAATGATCCACAGTATCAAGGAAGTGCTTTGATAAAGCCTTCTTATGTTCAAGATGTTGAAAAGTACAATAAAGAGAATGATGGGTATCCTTATGGATCTACCTTTAAAGAGATACCAGAACAAATTATTTCTAAATCAACATCAATGATGTATGGAGAGCATATGCAAGGAACATACTCATCCTATCCACATAGCTTGTTTAAAAATGTTAAATTAGATAAGGAAGACACGAAAAAGATAGAAGAAATTTTATGTCAAATAACAGGAAAATCTCTAAGCGAGTTAGACAAATTGCATAAAACCGAAAAATGGAGTGAAATACATTTTAGCAGCAGCTCAAAAGACTATGCTAGCTTTAAAGTATTAATGGAGGAAGCTAATAATATAATAGGAGAGCAATCTAATTATTCAAAAGAAAATTTAAGAAGGTTTGGCGTTAGACCAATAACATATGAGGAAGCAATGAAAACTTATAAAGATTTAATAGAAAAGGATAAGATTACAAATGGTTTTGCAAGGATATTTTGCGACTTTATGGGAATCGTAATGGGCTTATTTCCGGTGTTTGTTGTAGTATCTTTTATTAGGAAAGATAAAAAAAGCAATATGAAACAAGTCATTTATAGTAGAAGAGTAAGCTCTACTAAGTTAATCCTGTCGAGGTATAGTGCCTTAGTTATAATGATGATGGTTCCAATTTTCTTACTTGCAATCGTCTCAACATTTCAGGCCGCAAGTATTAGTGGAAAACTTAATTTAATGGTAGATTATTTTGCGTTTTTTAAATATTCAATAGGATGGCTTATGCCAACGCTTATGGCAGTAACTGCGGTAGGGATGTTTTTAACTCTTCTTACAGAAACAGCAATAGCTATTCCAGTTCAAATGATTTGGTGGTACTCCTCTATATTTAAAGGTGCATTAATTGGAAGTTATGGTTTAAGTCAATTAATGATAAGATTCAATACAATATATGAGAGAGATGAATTTGTTTCTATTATAAATAATATATTTTTAAATAGAATGTTCTTTATATCGCTATCGGCAATTTTCGTGATTGCATCTATTTATATATTAAATCTAAAGAGAATAGGAAGGATTGATTTTTATGATAAGTATTCGAAATGTTTTACAAATTTCAAAGGTAAATTTAAGAATAGCTTTTCGAAATAA
- a CDS encoding ABC transporter ATP-binding protein: MEILRVENLSKIYGRGESSVKALDNVSFSVNKGEFVAIIGPSGSGKSTLLHILGGVDTPTSGKVFVENADIYEMDETKLAIFRRRQIGLIYQFYNLIPVLNVEENITLPLLLDGQKIKNGQLDEIINTLGLVDRLNHLPNQLSGGQQQRVSIGRALINNPALVLADEPTGNLDSKNSGEIIELLKLSNKKYHQTLIIITHDERIALQADRIISIEDGRIAKDEVIRR, from the coding sequence ATGGAGATATTAAGAGTAGAAAATCTGTCTAAAATATATGGTAGGGGTGAATCATCTGTAAAGGCTCTAGATAATGTGTCGTTTTCAGTCAATAAAGGGGAGTTTGTTGCAATTATTGGACCATCGGGGTCGGGCAAATCAACACTTTTACATATATTGGGTGGCGTTGATACGCCAACAAGTGGAAAGGTTTTTGTAGAGAATGCTGACATTTACGAAATGGATGAAACAAAGCTTGCCATATTTAGACGTAGGCAAATAGGTCTTATCTATCAATTTTATAATTTAATACCAGTTTTGAATGTAGAAGAAAATATTACCCTACCGCTATTACTGGATGGTCAAAAAATAAAAAATGGTCAACTAGATGAGATAATTAACACGCTGGGCCTTGTAGATAGATTAAATCATCTGCCTAATCAGCTTTCAGGTGGTCAACAGCAACGTGTATCAATAGGAAGGGCATTGATTAATAACCCAGCGCTCGTACTTGCAGATGAGCCTACAGGAAACCTTGATAGCAAAAACAGTGGAGAAATAATAGAACTTCTAAAGCTGTCAAATAAAAAATACCATCAGACCTTAATAATAATCACTCATGATGAACGCATTGCTTTGCAGGCAGACCGAATAATTTCAATTGAAGATGGGCGAATCGCAAAGGATGAGGTGATTCGAAGATGA
- a CDS encoding FtsX-like permease family protein, which yields MNIINSLTLRHMKSNKKRTIVTIIGVILSVSMITAIPTSVMSFLSMMKKNTIEDTGNWHVRYNNLRSENINEVMNDKNTANAALSRNIGYSKLEGSKNKSKPYLFIEEYDKQGMESFNLDLVKGRLPKKSNEIVISSQISENGGVAYKVGDVLKLDVGKRYEDGNKEALGQIYSFQKQGKDKKGEKLIEEYKKEYTITGIISRPNFELYWSPGYTVISYLDKTELAPTDTVDISVVWKNVSKKVNTQANKLSERIGIPSDNKIYNSSLLRYYGIINDHLLLTLYILASIMMVIIIIGSVALIYNSFAISISERSRYLGMLASVGATKKQKSKSVFFEGFVVGVIGIPIGVFLGTVAMGITFKLVQPLIEGFGIVVKLKLVISPGAILVAILLSIITILISAYIPAKSASKISPIDALCQSRDIKLTSRVVKTSKQTRFIFGFEAELGLKNLKRNSRRYKTTIFSLVISIVLFLSVSSLSLLFQKSAESKVNNMPYDVNVFVTSSATLQEKKNFYNAITKMKYVDESIIEETMNNAVVDVKSSLIPDEIKARISPNNKDEKAKNYKTHFTIKSIDEAALKRYAKETGTDLTSLKDIVNPSGILINTVSIKADYKYLRMNRFNIKPGEKLKFTDTVGNKPNEYSVLLEIAALADKTPIGETKLTNIEEPMIIVSKDVYASIQGKLPKISEISQVDMLIKSSNPTKLVESIKEYENKTSIASVTITDFTMQNKQARQQMTFIYVFFYSFIAIITSICVANILNTISTSISLRRREFAMLKSVGMTPKSFNKMINYESWFYGIKSLLYGLPISFGMMYLIYRVLRDSFDIQFAVPWGSVIVTIIAVFAIVRSTMIYATSKIKKENIIDALKIENI from the coding sequence ATGAATATCATAAATTCTTTGACCCTTCGTCACATGAAATCAAATAAAAAGCGTACTATTGTTACAATTATTGGTGTTATATTATCAGTTTCTATGATAACAGCCATACCTACCTCCGTGATGTCTTTCCTTAGTATGATGAAGAAAAATACCATAGAGGATACAGGAAATTGGCATGTACGCTATAACAATTTACGTAGTGAAAACATTAATGAAGTGATGAATGATAAAAATACGGCAAATGCAGCTTTAAGCAGGAATATAGGATATTCAAAGCTTGAAGGTTCTAAAAATAAGAGTAAACCCTATCTTTTTATAGAAGAATATGATAAGCAGGGCATGGAAAGCTTTAATTTAGATTTAGTTAAGGGTCGTCTCCCTAAAAAATCAAATGAAATAGTTATATCTTCTCAGATTTCAGAAAATGGTGGCGTGGCATATAAGGTTGGTGACGTGCTTAAATTAGATGTTGGAAAGCGTTATGAAGATGGAAATAAGGAAGCCCTTGGACAGATTTATAGCTTCCAAAAGCAAGGCAAAGATAAAAAAGGTGAAAAACTTATTGAGGAATATAAAAAAGAATATACTATAACAGGAATTATAAGTAGACCCAACTTCGAACTCTACTGGTCACCTGGCTATACAGTGATATCCTATCTTGATAAAACGGAGCTTGCGCCTACTGACACTGTTGATATATCAGTAGTTTGGAAAAATGTGAGCAAAAAAGTAAATACACAAGCAAATAAGCTTTCGGAAAGAATAGGAATTCCTAGCGATAATAAAATCTACAATAGTAGCCTTTTAAGGTACTATGGAATTATTAATGATCATTTACTCTTAACTCTATATATTCTTGCAAGTATAATGATGGTTATTATAATTATAGGTTCCGTAGCGCTTATATATAATTCCTTCGCAATTTCAATTTCGGAACGTAGCCGTTATTTAGGGATGCTTGCAAGTGTAGGCGCAACAAAAAAGCAAAAGAGTAAATCTGTATTTTTTGAAGGTTTTGTTGTTGGGGTTATCGGTATTCCTATAGGTGTATTTTTGGGGACAGTAGCAATGGGTATAACTTTTAAGCTTGTGCAACCGCTAATAGAAGGCTTCGGAATAGTTGTTAAACTAAAGCTTGTAATATCTCCAGGTGCAATACTAGTGGCTATATTACTTTCTATTATTACTATTTTAATATCAGCTTACATTCCCGCAAAGAGTGCATCTAAGATATCGCCTATTGATGCGCTGTGTCAATCACGAGACATCAAGCTCACCAGTAGAGTTGTGAAAACATCTAAACAGACAAGATTTATATTTGGATTTGAAGCAGAGCTTGGGCTTAAAAACTTAAAGCGCAATAGTCGCAGATATAAAACTACCATATTTTCCTTAGTTATTAGTATTGTCCTATTTTTATCAGTTTCATCCCTATCCTTGCTGTTTCAAAAATCAGCAGAAAGTAAAGTTAATAATATGCCTTATGATGTTAATGTTTTTGTAACATCCTCTGCTACATTACAAGAGAAAAAGAATTTTTATAATGCCATAACAAAAATGAAATATGTGGATGAAAGTATTATTGAAGAAACTATGAATAATGCTGTAGTAGATGTTAAAAGCAGTTTAATTCCTGATGAAATTAAAGCAAGGATTTCACCAAATAATAAAGATGAAAAGGCTAAAAATTATAAAACACATTTTACGATAAAATCTATTGATGAGGCCGCACTTAAAAGATACGCTAAAGAAACGGGAACTGATCTTACTAGTTTAAAAGATATTGTAAATCCATCTGGCATACTCATTAACACTGTGTCTATCAAAGCGGATTATAAATACCTACGTATGAACCGCTTTAATATTAAGCCAGGAGAAAAATTGAAATTTACAGATACTGTAGGTAATAAGCCTAATGAATATAGTGTTTTATTAGAAATAGCAGCCCTTGCAGATAAGACGCCTATTGGTGAAACCAAGTTAACTAATATAGAAGAACCTATGATCATAGTATCAAAGGATGTGTATGCTAGTATACAAGGGAAGCTGCCAAAAATATCTGAGATTAGCCAGGTTGATATGCTTATTAAAAGTTCTAATCCTACAAAGCTTGTGGAAAGTATTAAGGAATATGAAAATAAGACCTCAATTGCAAGTGTAACTATTACTGATTTTACAATGCAAAATAAACAAGCCAGGCAACAAATGACCTTTATCTATGTATTTTTCTATAGCTTTATAGCAATTATTACCTCTATTTGCGTAGCTAATATTTTAAATACCATATCAACTAGCATATCCCTACGTAGACGGGAATTTGCAATGCTTAAATCCGTTGGAATGACACCAAAGAGTTTCAATAAAATGATTAATTACGAAAGCTGGTTTTATGGAATTAAGAGCTTGCTCTATGGGCTTCCTATTAGTTTTGGAATGATGTATTTGATTTACAGGGTTTTGAGGGACTCATTCGATATTCAATTTGCTGTTCCATGGGGTAGTGTTATTGTGACTATAATTGCTGTATTTGCAATTGTCCGTTCAACGATGATATATGCAACTTCAAAGATTAAAAAAGAGAATATTATTGATGCACTAAAAATAGAAAATATATAA
- a CDS encoding ABC transporter ATP-binding protein yields MQININNLSKKFSGMSALKDVNLTIDQGMFGLLGRNGAGKTTLMRILATLLNKSSGEISICGIDILKTKELRKLIGYLPQDFSVYPNLSVYEAMDYLGVLSEVPSSERKKVIPELLEKVNLLDCKKVKVRALSGGMKRRLGIAQAILHNPKVLIVDEPTAGLDPKERIRFRNLLCELAKDKIVILSTHIIGDIEATCKNIGILDNGSLIFKGTVQELKSKAEGKVFSMNVNPEELERIKQKYIITGMIMLGDSISIRVISDVPPSDNAQIREPNIEDSYMLMIGGIDNV; encoded by the coding sequence ATGCAAATTAATATAAATAATTTATCAAAAAAATTCAGTGGTATGAGTGCCTTAAAGGATGTTAATTTAACAATAGATCAGGGGATGTTTGGACTACTTGGAAGAAATGGAGCAGGCAAAACTACTTTGATGAGGATACTAGCAACTCTGCTTAATAAAAGTAGTGGCGAAATCAGCATTTGTGGAATAGATATTTTAAAAACTAAAGAATTAAGAAAACTTATTGGATATCTTCCTCAGGACTTCTCAGTTTATCCAAATCTATCCGTTTATGAAGCCATGGATTATTTAGGAGTTTTATCAGAGGTTCCCTCAAGTGAGAGGAAAAAAGTAATTCCAGAACTTTTAGAAAAGGTTAACTTGTTAGATTGTAAAAAAGTAAAGGTTAGGGCTCTGTCTGGCGGAATGAAAAGAAGACTTGGAATAGCTCAAGCAATTTTGCATAATCCAAAAGTTCTAATAGTTGATGAGCCAACTGCAGGGTTGGATCCAAAGGAGAGAATTCGATTTAGAAACCTTCTTTGTGAACTAGCAAAGGATAAAATAGTTATTCTTTCAACACATATAATCGGAGACATTGAGGCCACCTGCAAAAACATTGGAATATTAGATAATGGGAGCCTTATATTTAAAGGAACTGTTCAGGAATTAAAAAGCAAAGCAGAAGGAAAAGTTTTTTCTATGAACGTTAACCCCGAAGAATTAGAAAGAATAAAACAAAAATATATTATAACAGGTATGATTATGTTAGGGGACAGTATCTCCATTAGGGTTATCTCAGATGTTCCTCCAAGCGATAATGCCCAAATTCGAGAACCCAATATTGAAGATTCGTACATGCTTATGATTGGAGGGATAGATAATGTTTAA